The Camelina sativa cultivar DH55 chromosome 16, Cs, whole genome shotgun sequence sequence GTTTGATTATCTTTCCTTCTTTTAACCATTAAAATAAGCGTTATCAGTTTAAAATTTGACGAATGTCTTTCTCCCTTCTCCCAGGAAgaattcttaaaaaattatttacttttagGTCAAGATATCACTAGGAAGACTTCTTGTAAACGCCAGTACCAAGACGGCAAGACTTGAGGACTTATAATCGGTGaaaatgtatgtatgtatctatctatctataagATAAGTGACATCTTCACTGCCAAAACCACCTCTACATCTCTTTCCACAAAGAAGATTTTTCATCTTGAAAGTTTTTGCGATGGCCATAATGTCGGGTTCACATCTGCTTTTGAGTTTTCTCTCGATACTCTTACTCTGTCGAGTCTCTGTGTCAAGTATCTTTATGTTAGACGATCCTGTTGTTGGTCTTGTTGCTTGCCGTCCTCCCAACCATATTCAATCCCTTACGCAGTTCAAGAACGAGTTTGATTCCACCGGTTGCAACCAAACTGACTACTTCAATGGAGTCCGGTGCGATAACACGACAGGTGAGATCGTGAAGCTACAGTTACCAAGTGGTTGTCTCAGTGGAACTCTGAACCCCAACAGTAGTCTCTTCGGGTTGCATCACCTTCGTTACCTCAATCTCTCTTACAACAACTTCACTTCCTCTTCACTCCCTTACGAGTTCGGAAATCTCAACAAATTAGAGGTTTTATCTCTTTCCTCTAATGGCTTCATAGGTCAAGTTCCTTCCTCCTTTAGTAACTTAAGCCTGCTCTCCTTTTTAGAACTTTCCCGAAATGAGCTCACCGGTAGTTTCCCACTTATACGGAATCTAACCAAACTCTTGCTTTTAGACCTTTCCAGTAATCACTTCTCAACTCTTAAACCCAGCAGTAGCCTTTTTGGCTTGCATCAGCTTCGTTACCTTGATCTCTCTTTGAACAATTTCACCTCGTCTTCACTTCCTTCCGGATTAGGCAATCTTAGCAAATTAGAGATCTTGGGTCTTTCCTCTAACGGCTTCATTGGCCAAGTTCCTTCATCATTTAGTAACCTAAGCATGTTAACCTTGTTGTACCTTGACAAGAACGAGCTGACCGGTAGTTTTCCACTTGTATGGAATCTAGCCAACCTCTCAATTTTGGACCTTTCCAGTAATAACTTCTCTGGAGCCAtaccttcttctcttctcactaTGCCTTCCTTGTCATATCTGAATCTCCGTGGAAACCGTTTCACAGATCCAATTATATTTCCCAACTCCTCTGCTTCATCTCAGCTTGAAACCTTGTTCCTTGGGAATAACCGTTTTGAAGGAAAAATCCTAAAGCCTATCTCAAAGTTCACCACCCTCCAATATCTCGACCTTTCATTCCTAAACATAAGCTACCAAATTGACTTAAggctcttcttcactctcaaaTCTTTGCTGAGACTTGATCTTTCAGGTAATAGCTTATTAGCTACAAGTATAAGTTCATATTCCAACATCAAAATGAACTTGGATACTTTGCTCTTGTCACGCTGCGGCCTCAGTAAGTTCCCAAACATCTTAGGAACCTTTCAGAAATTGGAGCATATAGACATTTCAAGAAATATAATCAAAGGCAAAATCCCTCAGTGGTTATGGAACCTTCCTCGTCTGAGCTTAGTGAATCTTGGTAACAATTCTTTCGATGGGTTTGAAGGATCGACGAAAGTTTTAGTAAATTCATCAGTGCAGGTATTAGTGTTGGCTTTCAACCGTTTTGAAGGAGCAATACCAATTCTACCACTCTCAATCAATGCGTTATCTGCACGGAACAATAGTTTCACAGGGGACATACCACTTTCAATCTGCAACCAACCCTCTCTCACTGTTCTTGATCTCTCCTACAACAACTTCACCGGTCCAGTGCCTCAATGTCTGAGTAAATTCACGGACGTGAATCTTCGGAAGAACAACTTGGAAGGAAGTCTTCCGGACATGTTCTACGCTGGTGCCTCTCTGCGCGCACTTGATATTGGCTACAATCGACTAACCGGGAAGCTTCCAATGTCTCTACTAAATTGTTCATCTCTACAGTTTTTAAGTGTAGACCACAACCGAATCATAGACAAATTTCCTTTCTGGCTCAAGGCTTTACCCAATTTGCAAGTCCTTACCCTACGTTCAAACAAGTTCTATGGCCCTATATCTTCTCCTGATCATGGTCCTCTCGCGTTTCCTGAGCTGCGGGTACTTGAAGTAGCAGATAACAACTTTACTGGAAGCTTGTCACCAAGTTACTTTGTTAACTGGAAAGCAACTTCACTTGAGAGGAATAAAGATGGGAGTTTATATATGGGATACAAAAAGGAAACTTCCAAAGATGGTTACTATAGTTACGAAGATACTATAGATTTGCAATACAAAGGTCTATTCATGGAACAGGGCAAAGTCCTTACTTTCTACAGCACCATTGATTTTTCTGGAAACAGACTTGAAGGATTGATTCCTGAATCCATTGGTCTCTTAAAGACATTGATCGCGCTCAACTTATCAAACAACGCATTCACAGGCCATATTCCTCTTTCTTTGGTCAATGTTACAGAGCTCGAGTCACTAGACCTGTCAAGAAACCAACTCTCAGGGACCATTCCCAATGGACTCAAGACCCTCTCGTTTATGGCGTACATAAATGTGTCTCATAACCAACTCACTGGTGAAATACCACAAGGGACACAAATCACTGGACAGCCAAAATCCTCCTTTGAAGGGAATGCAGGGCTTTGTGGTCTTCCTTTGGAGGAAACTTGCATTGGCATTAATGCACCACCAGCACAACAACCTAAAgaacaagacaaagaagaagaggaagaagtgttGAGCTGGAAAGCAGTAGTTATAGGATATGGGCCTGGATTGTTGTTTGGATTAGCAATAGCACAAATCATTGCTTCATACAAGCCGATGTGGCTTGTCAAGCTAATTGGTCGAGATAAGATCAGAAACCGTTAGAATATTTTCGGTTTGGTCGTTTTGATCTTTGAATGTTTTCCAAGTAGTTGATAGGTTGTGTAGTGAATCGGTTccgtgtgttttttttcttccttttgtatCTTTTATCTTATGTTATGTTCTCTATAATGTATGTGCGTGGTGGTGAAtcgatcattttttttttaagtttcactTCACTTCAAATATAATGTGTCACACTCTTTACCAAGTCAACGGTTTGAAATTTGACTAATGTTTTTTctccaaatcaaatcaaatttaatgTCCTTGAAAGCTTGGCCAAGTCTTTCTCCAATCCGTAGACAGAGTAATGTCAGTTCTCTAACAGTAACACTATTGAGTGTGATAGGTGGTTCAAACTGAtctaaaatataacaaaattataccTGTAGATTTTACTTCCTTGATCTGGTTGACTGGCTCTTTAGACATAATTTTCTACCAAAGACTTTTAGTGATAGACccatcttctttatctcttaGTTAAGATAACATAATTCTTCATGATCTTTCTTTCCTAAATATAAGTTACCCGATTGacttaaacttgttttcttctcttgaaTCTTTGTTAATGTTGATCTTTCTGGTAATAGTATATCACCAGCTAGTTTTTGTTCATATTCACATTTCCAACTGAACATGGAGAGATTAGTCTTGTCAAGTTGTGAAATAGGCCAATTCCCAAATTTCTTGTAGACCCTTCATAACTTGGAGCTTATTGACATTTCTCACAATAAAATTAAAGGGAAATTTCCTAAGTGGTTCTGGACCCTTCCGCATCTGATCGTGGTGAGGCTCGCTGATAATGCTATCAACGGTTTCGAAGGCTCTTTAGCAGAGGTTTTAGTATATTCATGGGTGCATATATTAAGCTTGGCATCAAATCATTTTCATGGACCATTTCCTAATCCATCACGCTTTATCAACTTCTTGAATGCATGAAACAATAGTTTCATTGGGAACATACCGCTTTCAACATGCAACCACAGCTCTTTCACGCTTCTTATTCTATCCTACAACAACTTCACCGGTCAATGCCTAAGTAACTTTAGGGTAGTGAAACTCCAGAAGAACAAATTGGAAGGAAGTATCCCAGACATGTTTTATGATGGTGTCTCTATACAGACACTTGACATTGGCTACAATAAACTAACGGGACAGCTTCCAAGGTCTCTTGTAAATTGATCTTGTCTTCAGTTTCTAAGCGTTGACAACAACATTATCAAAGACACATTTCCTTTTTGGCTCAAGGTGTTACCGAATTTGCAAGTTCTTACCCTCAGTTCAAACAAATTCTATGGTCCTATGTCTCCTTATAATCAAGGACCTCTAGGGTTTCCCGAGCTGCGGATACTTGATATATCACATAACAATTTTGGTGGAAGTTTTCCAGCAAGTTACTTTATGAATTGGGAAGCATTATCTCTCAAGATGAATGAAGATGGGAGTTTATATATGGTATACAGCAAGGAAGCTGACAAGAATGTTTACTATATTTATGAAGATGTTATAGAGTTGCAAAACAAAGGTCTATTTATGGAGCAAATGAAAGTGCTCACTCTATATGGCGCCATTGATTTTTCAGGAAACAGATTTGAAGGACAAATTCCTGAATCTGTTGGTCTCTTGAAGGGATTGATTGCGCTCAACTTATCGAACAACGTATTTACAGGCCAAATTCCTCTGTCTTTGGAAAATCTTACGGAGCTCGAGTCATTAGACctttcaagaaacaacaaactcTCAGAGACTATTCCTAATGGATTAGGGAGCCTCTCGTTTTTGGCCTACATAAATGTGTCTCATAACCAACTCAAAGGTGAAATACCGAAAGGAACACAAATTATTGGGCAATCTAAATCCTCCTTTGATGGGAATGCAGGGCTTTGTGGTCTTCCTCTAGAACAAACACCGTTAGAGGGAATGACTTGGTTTTACGTCTAATCTTTGAATCGTCTATATCAAAACGTTGCTGGTTAGTGGTTCCTTATGTTTTTTGTATCGTCATCTGAAGCTTTGTTCTATTTCCTTTTCAATAAAGTAAGAATACTAAACTTTTGCTAGTTGgataaatcttataaatttataatgatgGCGTCTGGAAAGGTTGGATTCACCATTGCTTCTTCTCCAATTCCTCTGTCCCAAAAAAAGTAAGAATTTGCTCTGTCTTGTAAAGTATTACGAAGAAACAcaggagatgagagagaaaaGCAGAGCAAAGTGATAAAAAGGAAC is a genomic window containing:
- the LOC104753294 gene encoding receptor-like protein 12 translates to MSPYNQGPLGFPELRILDISHNNFGGSFPASYFMNWEALSLKMNEDGSLYMVYSKEADKNVYYIYEDVIELQNKGLFMEQMKVLTLYGAIDFSGNRFEGQIPESVGLLKGLIALNLSNNVFTGQIPLSLENLTELESLDLSRNNKLSETIPNGLGSLSFLAYINVSHNQLKGEIPKGTQIIGQSKSSFDGNAGLCGLPLEQTPLEGMTWFYV
- the LOC104753293 gene encoding receptor-like protein 12; translated protein: MLTLLYLDKNELTGSFPLVWNLANLSILDLSSNNFSGAIPSSLLTMPSLSYLNLRGNRFTDPIIFPNSSASSQLETLFLGNNRFEGKILKPISKFTTLQYLDLSFLNISYQIDLRLFFTLKSLLRLDLSGNSLLATSISSYSNIKMNLDTLLLSRCGLSKFPNILGTFQKLEHIDISRNIIKGKIPQWLWNLPRLSLVNLGNNSFDGFEGSTKVLVNSSVQVLVLAFNRFEGAIPILPLSINALSARNNSFTGDIPLSICNQPSLTVLDLSYNNFTGPVPQCLSKFTDVNLRKNNLEGSLPDMFYAGASLRALDIGYNRLTGKLPMSLLNCSSLQFLSVDHNRIIDKFPFWLKALPNLQVLTLRSNKFYGPISSPDHGPLAFPELRVLEVADNNFTGSLSPSYFVNWKATSLERNKDGSLYMGYKKETSKDGYYSYEDTIDLQYKGLFMEQGKVLTFYSTIDFSGNRLEGLIPESIGLLKTLIALNLSNNAFTGHIPLSLVNVTELESLDLSRNQLSGTIPNGLKTLSFMAYINVSHNQLTGEIPQGTQITGQPKSSFEGNAGLCGLPLEETCIGINAPPAQQPKEQDKEEEEEVLSWKAVVIGYGPGLLFGLAIAQIIASYKPMWLVKLIGRDKIRNR